CATGTGGCAGAGCAGGCCATACGCCAAGCGTGAGTATAAGCAGCAGTGCGGGCGCGCCAGTCAGTCGCGCGGCATGGGGCATCAGTAGTCTCGCTGACTATCCGATGCCTTGTTGTTCTTCTTGCCGAAGCCACCGCCGAATATATTAATTAGGCCAACCGGTGCGCTGTCATTTACGCCGTACTCAATGCGTCGCTCGTTCGCTGGATCGTAGGTAGGCAGAATGCGCAGGCTCGTACCCAGCAGCGCATCGAAGCCCTCGAGGGCGACCTTGTTCGACATGCGTTCGCGCTCCAGCATCATTGCCTGCATCTCGCGGCGCTGGGAACGCCAGATATCCGTACGAACGCTGTCCGGAAGGCCCAGGGGATCGCGACGCCCGTACACCACCACCTCGTCCTCCACAGCCGCGGCGAAGGGCACCTGCGGTCGCGTCGGAGGGGCGGGGGCACCGGCGAGCTCGCTGCTCGACGGCAGGGAAAGGTCGGCGGCAGGCGCCTCCTCGCTATCCGCCAGCTGCGCGGACAAGGGTGTGGCAGCGAGCCCTATGACCAGGGCACTGACCAGCGCCGCTGCACGTGAATTGCCAATCATGCGTATCACCCTCCGAATGGTGATGGGCCGGCCGCGGAGCGCTGCGTGTCTCACCTCGCCAGGCGCGAGGGCTCACGGCCTAAAGCCTGACGATAACGCGGATTGGGGCACCGGCGAAACCGCGCGCCACCGCCCTGCGTGAGTTCAGAACAGTCGATCGATTACGCGCAGCAAGTCGCCGAGATCGCCGATATTGACGTCGATGTCGATCGGCCCTTGCGGCGCTCCCATGGCCTTGTCGGGCATACGCGGCAGCGAGCTGCGCTTCGCCGCCGCGTCCTTGGACGACACTCCGGCGAGGGGGTTCGGCTTTGGGAGCACATTGAGCTCGGCTCCGGCGCTGGCCAGCTGCATCAAAATGGCCAGCTCTCGATCGTCAAACCACACCCCATGCGCGGTGCACACGTCCACGATGATGCCAGAACGGTGAGCGGGGTTACGGCGAGTCATCAGCGTCGAGCATTCTGGGCAGCGCAGGTAGACCACCTCGCGCGGATTCGGTGCCGGGCCTGCCTTGGGCAGCTTGAGCAAGCGCTCGCGCAGAGGGGCTTGACGCTTGCGATCGTTCAGCAGCGCACCCAGCACGTCGTGATCCAAGAACACGCCCCCGCAGTCGGTGCACTGGTCGACTAACGTATCGGCGAGCAGACGGGCTTCTAAGGGCATCTCGCAACGCGGACACTCCAGCGGCTTCTCGCGCTCATCCTCCATGGCGCGGGCAGGCGCCTGCAGGTCCGTCCCGCACGCGGAGCAGTGCTTGTAGTGGGCAGGGTTGAGCGTAAGGCACGCAGGACAGCTGACCGTCGATAGTGCTGCGCCGCAGTAGGCGCACTGGCGCGCAGATGAGCTGTTTTGCGCGCCACAGCCTGCGCAACGCACGCCCTGGGAGGACTGCTCGTTTGCGGCGGGAATCTCGAAGGTGCACCCGCATCGGCAGCGCGCGCGCGTTCCGGGAGCACGATTGCTGACGTCGTAACGCAGGCTGCAGGCCGGACACTGAATTATCATGAAAGGCTGAACGAAGAACGCTAAAAGCACTGGCGACACCAAGAAATCTAGCACGCCACCCCGGGCGGGCGACTGTGCACACGGTCACGCCAAGACGATCCGAAGAAGGAGAGCGCCACTTGCTGAAACGCCCCAACTGGCTCGAGGGCCGCCTGCTAACGCTCGAGCACACCTCGACGCTACTCGCTGACAACCCCCTAGGCGACCCCACCACCCGAAAGGTGCACGTGTGGCTCCCGCCCCAGTACGACCGTGACACCGGACGCGCCCGCCCCCGCCCCCTGCCCGTGCTCTACGACCTCGCTGCCTACACCTCGGCCGGCCCGGCTCACGTCAGCTGGCGCGGCTTCGAGGAGACCATCCCCGAGCGGGTGGCGCGCTTGCTCTACGAGAAGAAGATCGGCCCCTGCATCTTGGTGTTCCCCGACTGTTTCACAGGCCTCGGCGGCAACCAGTACGTCAACTCGAGCGCGATCGGCCCCTACGCCGACTATTTGAATCGGGAGATCGTGCCCTTTGTCGACGGGGAGCTGCGCACGCTTGACGATCGCAAGCATCGTGGCTGCTTCGGCAAGTCCTCCGGCGGCTACGGAGCACTCGTGCAAGGCATGAAGTACTGGCGCACCTGGGGCGCCGTCGCCAGCCACGCGGGCGACGCCTACTTCGACTTCGTGTACCGCAGCGGATGGCCGGAAACGCTCACGCTGCTGGCACGCTACCGAGAACAGGCACCAGCGGCAACCTTGGAGCTGAAGAGCCCCGCGCGCGGCAAAAAAGAGCCGACGGAAAGCGCCAAGCGCGCGAGCGCACGAAGCAAGGCCCTCGCGGAGGGCTTCGACGACGGTCGCGTCGCGCGGTTCTTGGAGTACGCCTGGCAGCAGCCGCGCCTACAGGGTCACGAGATTCACACGCTCATGAACCTCTGCATGGCGGCCACCTACGATCCGGACCCGTCCGCCCCGAATGGCTTTCGCCTGCCCTTCCACCTAGACACCGGCGAGCTGCTCAAGGCCCGCTGGCGCCAGTGGCTCACGCACGATCCGGTGAACATGGTGGGCCGCTATCGAAAGGGTCTGCAGAGCCTTCATGGCCTATGGATAGACTGCGGTTGGCGCGATCAGTACCACATTCACTTCGGCGCCCGCCAACTCTCAGCAAAGCTGAGCGACGCCACGATCGAACACGCCTACGAGGAGTTCGACGGCACTCACTCGGGCATCGACTACCGCCTCGATCGCAGCCTGCCCTATCTCTACAAGGCGCTAGCCCCCTAGGCCAAGCCTAATGTTTCATTTAGCGACTGTTTCGCAGTGGCGCGAGTGGCTTCTGCGTAAGCACCACTTCCGCCGCCGTGAGGAGCAAACGCGGATCGACCCGATAGCGGAAATTTGGGTTCACGTAGCTGAAGCGAATGACACCTTCGGCGTCGATCAGGAACACGGCGGGCACAGGCAGGGTGTGGTGGTCGTAGCCGGAAGCGGCCTCTAAGTCGATGCCGTAGCCCTTGTACTTCTCCACCGTCTCGTCTGCCATGCGGAAAGCTACACCGAAATCTTCAGCAACCTTCATGCTTGCATCAGATAGTAGGGCGTAGGCAGGCGCTGGCGCATCGTCTTCACCCTCGATCGCCATCTCGGCGACGGCAGCTGCCAAGGTCTTGACACTATCGGCGCTGGCGAAGAGCAGATCATAGCCAAGCGCCTGCAGGTCGTCCTCGATCGCGCGCATCCCCATCAGTTGAGCGTTGCAATAGGGGCACCAGCCGCCTCTGTAGAAGGCAAGGAGCACGGGGCGTTCGAGCGCCTCGGGGTTGAATTCGTACGATTCGCCTTCCGCCGTTCGCAGGGAGAACGCTGGCGCCTGGCTACCGACCAACACCGGCGACACGCCCTCGGCCCGGTCGGCCACCACCGCATGGGCCGAGGTGCAAAGGGCGAGGATCAGCACGGCGAGCAGTGGCCGGGCGAGGGAGACGATATTCATGGCTGAACTCCGATCGTGGTCAGGGGTAGGGGATGCGCGGCATTAGGCAGAGTAGCGCTGCGATGGATGGCACCAACGAGAGCACGTTGCGTGAACCACCATTCGGTTACGCGCTCTTCTAGGGCAGCGAGGCATCGACAACGCCCCATAGTGGTGCACAGGGTGCACCGAATTCGTGCGGAGCTGCGTGCGCAGCTCCCTACGCTGCACCCTTGCGCCTAGCGTTCCGTGGCATGGAAACTGCACACTGGTAGCCAGCGGCCTCGGCACTGGCCGACGCCGGCGGCGGAGCACAGTCCGGAGGATCCATGAAGCTCATCACTGCCATCATCAAGCCCTTCAAGCTCGACGACGTACGCAACGCCCTGTCCGATGTCGGCATCCAGGGGATGACCGTGACCGAGGTGAAGGGCTTCGGCCGGCAAAAGGGCCACGCAGAGCTCTACCGCGGCGCCGAGTACGTGGTCGACTTCCTGCCCAAGGTCAAGCTGGAGATCGCCGTGGATGACGGCCTCGTCGAACAGGCCTTGGAGGTAATACAGGGGGCAGCCAAGACCGGCAAGATCGGCGACGGCAAGATCTTCGTCTCCACGCTGGAGCAGGTCATCCGCATCCGCACGGGCGAGACCGGCGCGACCGCACTGTGAAGCCAAGCCAGGGGTCTGGCCTACTCGCATCCTAGGCGCGGGATAGTGAACGACACCTTGCACCCATCCCGGTAAGCGGGGTCGATCCAGATCGATCCACCGTGGCAATCCACAATCTTCTTACACACCGAGAGCCCCAAGCCCTTGCTGCCGAGGGCAGCCTCAGATCTCGCTAGCTGCGCGAACACACCGAACACGTAGTCGCGCTGCTCCTCGGGGACCCCAACGCCGTTGTCGCAGACGTCGATGCGCCAATCGACTTGGCGCTCGGTCGCATTGATGGTCACCTCCGGAGCAGCGGAAGACCGAAACTTCAGCGAGTTCGCTACGAGGTTCTGCATCAGCTGCAGCATGTGCGTAGGGTTTGCCACCACCGTAGGTAGGGGCGTCTCAACCACCACCACCGCGCCGGAGGCCTCCATCTCTGCGCCTAGATTGGCATATACGTCTTTGAGCACTCGGCCCAAGTCGCAGGGCACGTGCGTATCCGCATCGGCGCCCAGCGCCGCGTACTCGATCAACGAGCTGACCATTGCGCGACCCCGAGTGGCGATGTCTCGCATCATATTCACCAGCCTGTCCGCTTCGTCGGGTTCCGCCTTGGCGAAATCCTCCACGTAAGCGAGGGCGAGCTGCTCGATCGTGCGTAAGGGCTCCTGGAGGTCGTGCGACACCGTGTACGCAAACTCCTCGAACTCCTGCGCCTTGCGGAACACACCGCGCTCGCGTTCGCGGCGAGCAGTGACATCGCGCAGCACCACCAACCACGCCGGTGTGTTGCCCCAGCTGATCTGGGTGACATTGAGTTCCGCTAGCCGTACGGACGTACCGCTCACCAGCTCGATTTCCGCCACCCCCGAGGCGACCACGGGCACACCGAAGAGGCTACCGACCATTCCCTCGTCGTGGGCGTGACCGAACAGGCGATGGGCAGCCCCGTTGGCAAAGCAGACCACACCGGCCGGATCGATGACCACCACGCCGTCCGCCATCTGCGCGACGAGTACATGCGCTGGCGCTGCGCCCAACCTTGGACTGCTGTCAGGGTCCATCGGAGGTGCTACGGGTCTCTGAACAGATCCGCGATGCGTTCCTGCTCGCTGACTGCCACATGGGTGGGATTGCCTGACATGATGCCCGTAACGGTGCGGAAGGTCTTGCCAATCTGCATCCCCATGTTGTCGATCGCGAACTCCCGAATGTCTCGGTCGTGGCGGGAGCCACGCATCTTGAGCACGGCGATGCTGCGGCTGACCTCGCCGAACACCTCTACGTAGCGCAGCAGAACAATAGAGTCGGTAATTGTCGAGATATGCGCCTCCGTGATCGAGGCCCCGCCCATCAGGGACGGGGTTACGGAGGTGAATAGGCCAACGATCTGCTCGCGCTTGATCGCTGCGGTGAGTCCGAGAACGAACTCCCGGAAGCTCTTTGGAGAAGCGCCGCGCTCTAAGGCGGACAAGCTGTCCACTGCGATACGCGTCGGCTTGAACTCCTCGATGAGCGCACGCATCCGGACCAGGTGTTCCTCGAGCCCCATGACCTCGGGGTAATCGCACACCACCTTTAGGCGACCTTCGCGCTCCATGGTCGCGAAATCGAAGCCCCAGCCCTCGGCGTTGCGAATCAGCTGATCGCGGCTTTCCTCGTAGGCAAACAGTAGGCAGCGATCATCGGCACCTGCGCCGGCCAGGAACTGCGATGCCATGAGCGTTTTGCCCGTCCCGGTGGCGCCGGATACCAGCACGATCGAGTCTCGGAAGAAGCCCCCGCCGCACATGCTGTTGAGCTCGTCGTTGCCCGACGTGGTGCGGATGTTGGAGGTCTTCTGATTGAGCATCTCCGCCGACAGGGGCACTCCCACGATACCCTCGTCCGCGATCACCGAGAACGGGTATTCTCCCTTTTGGTGATCGGTGCCGCGAAACTTCAGGATCTCCATCGTGCGGCGTCGCTTCTCATTCTCGAGCACATTGCGCAACACCACCACGTTGTCAGCAACGAACTCTTCCACGCCGTGGCGCGCGATCTCACCGTACTCCTCTGTCCGCTCCGCCGTCATCACGGCCGTCACCCCGATGCGCCGAAGGGAGGCAGCGATCTTCAGTAGCTCCGAGCGCACGATGATATGGTTGTCGAACTTGGTGAACACCGCGCCGAGGGAGTCCAGGGACACGCGCTTCGCGCCGACTCGGCGCACGGCACTCTCCAAGCGCGCCATCAGCGCACCAAAGTCGAAATCGCCGGTGATCACCGACTCCTCATCGACCACCGGGGAGGCATCGACGATGGCGAGCTTGCCTTCCCGCTCCCACGCCTGAAGATTCCAACCGAAGCTAAGCATGTTCTTGCGGATGTCCGCCGGGGTCTCTTCGAAGGTGACGAAGACTCCTGCTTCCGCGTAGTCCAGCAAGCCTCGGGCGAGGAACTGAACGGCGAATACGGTCTTCGAGCTGCCCGCCGTACCAGATACCAAGGTGGTGCGTCCCACTGGCAAACCGCCATTGGAAATCGAGTCAAAGCTGTCGATCCCCGTCTTCAACTTGGTTACAGCGACTGCAGTAGCATTACTCACCTAAGAGCCCTCCCTCTTCATTCGTTCTCGGCTCGACGCCGATGGCTCTCAGTACGGCCGTGTGATCGGATAAGTCACCGATCACCCGACGGACCGGACCTGGCGATTCCTTGATAAGCGTGGGCGTAGCCATCACCCGAGACTCCTCTGCGACCTCCGGCGTCTCCAGCACATCCACGACGGTCAGGTGATAGGGCTGACCGAGGGTCTCCCCAAACAACCGGCGGACGTTCCGTGCCGCCGTTTCGCCACGGTAGGTATGTCCGGTAATGAAGAGCTTTAGGCGGAACTCACTCATCGGCTCTCGGACCTCTTGTCGTTGGATTCACTCGACCCAAAACCTACAGACTGTCGGCGGTAGTACGAGCACAGGTTCCCCACCAGCTCTAGCAGCAGGTAGCGGGATTCTTCGACGCGCGCCCGCATCTTCGCGGGGGCGCCACCGCCACCGTCGCCGTGCATGCGCAACGCCTCGGTGTGAATATCAACAACATCTCGAGGCTTTGCCATGAGCCGCCCCAGCGTATCGGCCATGCTTTGCAGTCGATCACTCAGCCGATGATCGACGTGGAAGGCGCGCTGCTCTATCGCATCGCCGACGGCCTCGGCGTAGGCACCGACTAGTTGGGTGAAGGTACTAGGTGCCGCTAGTCGCAGATTCCGCTGCCCGCACAGGTGCGAGGCCACCGGGCTGTCGGTATCGGAACCGATCTCCTCGGTGAACGCGATCTCCCGCTCGTAGCGAGCAGTTTCGAGATCTCGTTTGAGGTTGAAGCGCTCTAACGAATAGCGAATGGCGCGCTGCAGGATTGCATCCGTGAGGTCGGTCTTATCGAGGTAGTCCTCTGCCCCCATGTGCAAGGCACGGCGCGCGACATCTTGATCAGAGTTACCGGTCAGAATGATGAGGGGGTAGTCCTTCACCCGACTCCCGAAGCGCGTGACGGTCTCAACGCCCTGGCTGCCCGACAGGCCCAGGTCGAGCAGCACCACACTGATCGATCTGCCCGAATCGAGGCGATAGAAGGCTGACTCTAGCGTATGGCAACACTCCAGCTCGTAGGCGTACCCATCAGAGCCATCACGCAGCAGACGCGACAACAACATGTGTTGAACGTCATCGTCGTCGATGGCGAGCACGGCGATCTTGGCCAAGACTGCCTCCCCGGGCGGATTCGAAGCGTGCCGCGCGTCAATGAAATCTCCAGCATCATTGTGGACAAATCTTGCGGAAAGCGCCGGAATTGGCGGCACCAATTGCGATTGCCAAAAATCCGCCGGCGCTGGCGAGGTACGCCTGGTCGTTTCGCTCGGTCAATGGATTCCGTAGAGCCGAAGAATCTCAGCGACGGCGGAATCATCCAAAAGACGTAAACATCATCACCACGAGCGTGGCCGGCAAGCTGCCTTCATCCGTCCGGGCGCACCACTAGCGTGGCTGTCGCCGCCGCCTCGAGGGCGGTTTGCGCCAAGGACTCGTTAGCCCTACGAGCGCTGATCTCGATCGCGGTAACCAGCGCCCAACGCTCGCCGTCCCATTCGACCGGATTCAACGCGAGCTCCAGGGGGATCGTACGACCGGATCGGCTCAAACCGCGCAGCTCACGCCCCTGTCCCATGGCACGCTTGATGGGCACGCGATGATAGGCGGCACGCAACCTGGGATGCTGATCACGATCATCGATTGGCAGTAAGCGCTCTACCGATTGGCCGACCAGCTCGTCCTGCGCGTACTCGAAGATGTGATCGAACTGCGCGTTGGTCATGCGAATGATGCCGTCCGCAGAGACGAGCACCAGGGGCACCGACGCCAGCGCAAACAGATCCGCGTAGCGCTCCGCTAGGGTGACTGGCTTGCCCATCCCAAGATCCTTGCTGCGGACGCAGCTTCCGACGCGCGAGTTCCTCAAGCCTCAAGTGTCAGCGCTTTGGATCCGAAACGCATCTCCCGCCAGTCAGATATTTGTCTGAAACTGGTGCGCCAAGCGTTCATTGGCAACACAATGAGCTCTTGAGGCGGACGAGACTCGAGCGTGCTTACCTCATGCCGAGTACGTCCGGCAGCGTATCCAGCGCACTCACCTCCGCGTGCGCACCGGAGGGCAAGCGCTCCGTCGGCGCGGCCGAACGGTTGCACCAAACAACGAACATGCCAAAGTGCGCGGCGCCCGCTACGTCCCAACTGTTCGACGACTGAAAGCTAACCCGACAGGCTTCGACAGAGAACCGGTCCAAGGCCAACTGGTAGACCCGTGGGTCAGGCTTGAACACCCGCACCTCATCCACACTGATGACGGCGTCCAAGAGCTCGGTGATGCCCGCCGCCTGCACGGCTTGGTCGAGCATATCGCGCGACCCGTTCGAGAGCACCGCGGTCTGTACGCCCACAGCGCGCAACCTGCGCAGCACCTCAGGCACTTCGGGAAAAGTATCGAGGCTCGCGAAGGACGATAGCAGGGGCGGCGCGATTTCCGCGCGACGGGCGGCAAGCCCGGCGCTGTCCAGCGCATAGTCGAGAGCCTCCTCGACCACCTGCGCGAAGGGCGCCCACGCACCCATCAAACTTCGTAACCAGCTGTACTCGAGCTGCTTGGCCCTCCAGACAGACGCCACCTGATTCGCATGTTCACCCAGGAGCGCGAGGTGTTCGCGGGTCGCGCTCGTAAGATCAAACAGCGTGCCGTAAGCATCGAAAACGCAGACGCGCGTGTCTTCCGGTTTTCTCACGAGGACTCCGTTCTACTTTGCGGCACTGCGCCACAAGCGAAGGAACGCTTGCGGCCACGACGCCGTTGGTGTTGAGTTCGCGGATGTTTCATCAACGGTGGTGGCCCCGGGTAGGTCATCGCCTACGCCACCGCCGAAGGAGCTAGCGCCATGCACGGACTGATGATGCGCACGCCGCTCACGATCACTTCCATCATGCGGCACGCGCAGATCAACCATCCGCATGCCACGATCGCGGACATCACGATGGACAACCCTACCCATCGCTACACCTACCGCGAGGCCTTCGAACGCACGGCGCAGCTGGCCCACGCCCTCGCCGGCTGCGGCCTCAACGCCACGGACCGGGTCGCCACCCTGGCGTGGAACGACCACCGCCACTTCGAACTGTACTACGGCGTCTCCTGCAGCGGTTACGTGCTGCACATGATGAACCCGCGCCTGTTCCCCGAGCAGGTGGTGTACGTGATCAACCACGCGGAGGATCGCATACTCTTCATCGATCCGTTGTTCCTGCCGCTGCTTGAGAAGCTCGCCGACAAGCTGCCCACGGTGCAGCGCTACGTGGTGCTCACCGACGATGCCCACATGCCGCAAACGCCGCTACCGGGCGCGCAGAGCTACGAGTCCTTCATCGCCGGCCACCCCACCGCGTTCGACTGGCCTAATCTCGACGAAGATACCGCGAGCTCCATGTGCTACACCTCAGGCACCACCGGAAACCCGAAGGGCGTGCTCTACAGCCATCGCTCCACGGTGCTGCACGCCATGGGCTGCTGCATGACCGATGCGATGGGCGTAAGCAGCAAGGACCGCCTGCTGCCAGTCGTCCCGATGTTCCATGTGAACGCCTGGGGAGTGCCCTACGCGGCGCCAATGGCGGGCGCGGATCTGGTACTGCCGGGTCCGAAGATGGGCGACGGGCAGGCGCTCTTCGAGCTGATCGAAGGACACCAAGTCACCTGCGCCCTCGGCGTGCCGACCGTGTGGCTAGCGCTCCTCGAGTACGCGCGCAAGGCAGGCGGCAAGTTGGCCAGCC
This is a stretch of genomic DNA from Pseudomonadota bacterium. It encodes these proteins:
- the kaiC gene encoding circadian clock protein KaiC, which produces MSNATAVAVTKLKTGIDSFDSISNGGLPVGRTTLVSGTAGSSKTVFAVQFLARGLLDYAEAGVFVTFEETPADIRKNMLSFGWNLQAWEREGKLAIVDASPVVDEESVITGDFDFGALMARLESAVRRVGAKRVSLDSLGAVFTKFDNHIIVRSELLKIAASLRRIGVTAVMTAERTEEYGEIARHGVEEFVADNVVVLRNVLENEKRRRTMEILKFRGTDHQKGEYPFSVIADEGIVGVPLSAEMLNQKTSNIRTTSGNDELNSMCGGGFFRDSIVLVSGATGTGKTLMASQFLAGAGADDRCLLFAYEESRDQLIRNAEGWGFDFATMEREGRLKVVCDYPEVMGLEEHLVRMRALIEEFKPTRIAVDSLSALERGASPKSFREFVLGLTAAIKREQIVGLFTSVTPSLMGGASITEAHISTITDSIVLLRYVEVFGEVSRSIAVLKMRGSRHDRDIREFAIDNMGMQIGKTFRTVTGIMSGNPTHVAVSEQERIADLFRDP
- the glnK gene encoding P-II family nitrogen regulator, encoding MKLITAIIKPFKLDDVRNALSDVGIQGMTVTEVKGFGRQKGHAELYRGAEYVVDFLPKVKLEIAVDDGLVEQALEVIQGAAKTGKIGDGKIFVSTLEQVIRIRTGETGATAL
- a CDS encoding response regulator; the encoded protein is MAKIAVLAIDDDDVQHMLLSRLLRDGSDGYAYELECCHTLESAFYRLDSGRSISVVLLDLGLSGSQGVETVTRFGSRVKDYPLIILTGNSDQDVARRALHMGAEDYLDKTDLTDAILQRAIRYSLERFNLKRDLETARYEREIAFTEEIGSDTDSPVASHLCGQRNLRLAAPSTFTQLVGAYAEAVGDAIEQRAFHVDHRLSDRLQSMADTLGRLMAKPRDVVDIHTEALRMHGDGGGGAPAKMRARVEESRYLLLELVGNLCSYYRRQSVGFGSSESNDKRSESR
- a CDS encoding zf-TFIIB domain-containing protein, producing the protein MEDEREKPLECPRCEMPLEARLLADTLVDQCTDCGGVFLDHDVLGALLNDRKRQAPLRERLLKLPKAGPAPNPREVVYLRCPECSTLMTRRNPAHRSGIIVDVCTAHGVWFDDRELAILMQLASAGAELNVLPKPNPLAGVSSKDAAAKRSSLPRMPDKAMGAPQGPIDIDVNIGDLGDLLRVIDRLF
- a CDS encoding peroxiredoxin-like family protein; translated protein: MNIVSLARPLLAVLILALCTSAHAVVADRAEGVSPVLVGSQAPAFSLRTAEGESYEFNPEALERPVLLAFYRGGWCPYCNAQLMGMRAIEDDLQALGYDLLFASADSVKTLAAAVAEMAIEGEDDAPAPAYALLSDASMKVAEDFGVAFRMADETVEKYKGYGIDLEAASGYDHHTLPVPAVFLIDAEGVIRFSYVNPNFRYRVDPRLLLTAAEVVLTQKPLAPLRNSR
- a CDS encoding haloacid dehalogenase type II; protein product: MRKPEDTRVCVFDAYGTLFDLTSATREHLALLGEHANQVASVWRAKQLEYSWLRSLMGAWAPFAQVVEEALDYALDSAGLAARRAEIAPPLLSSFASLDTFPEVPEVLRRLRAVGVQTAVLSNGSRDMLDQAVQAAGITELLDAVISVDEVRVFKPDPRVYQLALDRFSVEACRVSFQSSNSWDVAGAAHFGMFVVWCNRSAAPTERLPSGAHAEVSALDTLPDVLGMR
- a CDS encoding alpha/beta hydrolase-fold protein, translated to MLKRPNWLEGRLLTLEHTSTLLADNPLGDPTTRKVHVWLPPQYDRDTGRARPRPLPVLYDLAAYTSAGPAHVSWRGFEETIPERVARLLYEKKIGPCILVFPDCFTGLGGNQYVNSSAIGPYADYLNREIVPFVDGELRTLDDRKHRGCFGKSSGGYGALVQGMKYWRTWGAVASHAGDAYFDFVYRSGWPETLTLLARYREQAPAATLELKSPARGKKEPTESAKRASARSKALAEGFDDGRVARFLEYAWQQPRLQGHEIHTLMNLCMAATYDPDPSAPNGFRLPFHLDTGELLKARWRQWLTHDPVNMVGRYRKGLQSLHGLWIDCGWRDQYHIHFGARQLSAKLSDATIEHAYEEFDGTHSGIDYRLDRSLPYLYKALAP
- a CDS encoding circadian clock KaiB family protein, giving the protein MSEFRLKLFITGHTYRGETAARNVRRLFGETLGQPYHLTVVDVLETPEVAEESRVMATPTLIKESPGPVRRVIGDLSDHTAVLRAIGVEPRTNEEGGLLGE
- a CDS encoding ATP-binding protein; the protein is MDPDSSPRLGAAPAHVLVAQMADGVVVIDPAGVVCFANGAAHRLFGHAHDEGMVGSLFGVPVVASGVAEIELVSGTSVRLAELNVTQISWGNTPAWLVVLRDVTARRERERGVFRKAQEFEEFAYTVSHDLQEPLRTIEQLALAYVEDFAKAEPDEADRLVNMMRDIATRGRAMVSSLIEYAALGADADTHVPCDLGRVLKDVYANLGAEMEASGAVVVVETPLPTVVANPTHMLQLMQNLVANSLKFRSSAAPEVTINATERQVDWRIDVCDNGVGVPEEQRDYVFGVFAQLARSEAALGSKGLGLSVCKKIVDCHGGSIWIDPAYRDGCKVSFTIPRLGCE
- a CDS encoding PAS domain S-box protein, whose product is MGKPVTLAERYADLFALASVPLVLVSADGIIRMTNAQFDHIFEYAQDELVGQSVERLLPIDDRDQHPRLRAAYHRVPIKRAMGQGRELRGLSRSGRTIPLELALNPVEWDGERWALVTAIEISARRANESLAQTALEAAATATLVVRPDG
- a CDS encoding long-chain-fatty-acid--CoA ligase, yielding MHGLMMRTPLTITSIMRHAQINHPHATIADITMDNPTHRYTYREAFERTAQLAHALAGCGLNATDRVATLAWNDHRHFELYYGVSCSGYVLHMMNPRLFPEQVVYVINHAEDRILFIDPLFLPLLEKLADKLPTVQRYVVLTDDAHMPQTPLPGAQSYESFIAGHPTAFDWPNLDEDTASSMCYTSGTTGNPKGVLYSHRSTVLHAMGCCMTDAMGVSSKDRLLPVVPMFHVNAWGVPYAAPMAGADLVLPGPKMGDGQALFELIEGHQVTCALGVPTVWLALLEYARKAGGKLASLDRTVVGGSACPKAIMDEFRDVHDVRVGHAWGMTETSPMGTINTESRRVAELAEDTRYALALKQGRGTFGIEMRIVDDKGEQLPWDGEAFGPLQVRGPWVCSAYYRQSEGQQSHTADGWFDTGDVATVDEYGYMQITDRTKDVIKSGGEWISSIELENLAVGFDGVAEAAVIGVAHPKWFERPLLIVRPEEGAEIDPDALLASYKGQVASWWIPDAVAFVQDIPHTSTGKISKRQLRERFADYKLPADGG